AGTATTGTTGAAATCTGCAGAACCTTAGTGCTTCTACCATGGCCTTCGCTTCAGCTACTGTATTTGTTGTCTCCTCAATCTCTTTCCCTACTGACTTGACTATGTCACCATTTTCATTTCTTATACAGAAACCTATTGAGCTCCTGCCTGGATTTCCCCTCGATGCACCATCCGTATTAACTTTTAGCCATCCTGCACTTGGAAATTCCCACATTACTTTTGTAACCTTAAGTTTAGGAGTGAAATTTTCCATCATGGCTAATAGATCTTGCCATTTGTAAGGTACCATGTCCCAGGCTTTCTCACTATCACTAATGCCTGGAGATTTGATGAAACTTGATAAATCACCCTGCTAGTTGTCACAGCATCACCATACTTCATACTATTTCCTCTTTTCCAAAGTTCCCAGACTACGCATGAGGGGAGTGCTTGCATTACTGGTTTGAGCCTTAAGCACACATTTGCAGTCCAACATTTTGTGATTGCTTGGTGCAATGTAAGTCCCTCCACAGCTATTCCTGCCCTCGATAGAAAATACTTCCAAGTTGTCTTTGCAGTTTCTGATCTAAAAAACAAGTGCTGAAGAGATTCCTCGTCAGGCTGTACACAACACCAACATTTTGATGGCATGCAGTAGCCTACCTTTTTCAAGAAATCATCTAAAGGTAGCTTTGCTTTCCACACTTTCCACATGaaaaatgctattttaaaaggcagTACCTTTACCCAAATCATCCTATAAGCTGTTCTTGGTTCGTCTCTTCTTCTCGTATACTGCCATGCTGACTTAACACTGAAATATCCTCTTGTTTCCAGCATCCAACAAGGCATGTCAAGAACCTGCTGAGGTGAAGGTGGTTTGATTTTCTCCAGAATGTGTACTGCTAAGTCTTCAAGAAGCATTTCAAGTAGCCTGTCCACATCCCACTCACCATCTAAGGTAATATCATGTACATTATGTACATTTTCATCAATGCCAAAGTCCTGAGGAACTAAAAAATATAGTGCCCCAAGACCTGTCCAGTTTTCATACCAAAATAATGAGGATCCCCTTTTTGTTTGCCAAAGGATTTGATGTTCAATCAGATCTCTGCATTCCAACATTTTTCTCCAAATGTGAGACCCCCTTTTCCATGGAACAATTACAGAATTTAAATTTTTACAGTATTTCTGACATACGAAAGAGCTCCATAGGCTTGGTTTTGTTCTGAAATTCCACCACAACTTGCTGAATAATGCCTTTGCTACATCATGCAGTAACCTGAAACCTATTCCTCCTTCCTCAACTGGCATGCATAAGGTATTCCATGAAGCCCAATGCCTACTAGTTCCTCCTACAGTGCTGCTCCAAAAAAACTGAGCAAACAATTTGTGCAACCTATTTATCACATACTTTGGAGGGTTTGCCACTGATAGTAGATGCATAGGCATGTTTTGCATTACATGGGATATGAGAACTGCCCTGGCTCATACTGATAATAACTTGCCCTTCCATGATTGCAGTTTGTCCATTACCTTAGTAATTAGGGGTTGATAGTATTCCAGCTTTATCCTTGCATAAAATATAGGACAACCTAGATATATGATAGGGAAATCATTCCTATGAATGCTTGTGATCCTATCCACCTTGCTGACCACTTCCATGTCTGTTAAATGATGCAGGTACACAACTGATTTGGTCTTGTTAACAAGCTGCCCAGATGCAGCTTCATATGCCTTCAGCACTTGCATAATCAGCATTAGAGATATTTCATTTGAGGATGAGAAAATAATCATGTCATCTGCATACGCCAAATGATTGATCTTTGGACTCCACTTTGGCATCCCAAATCCACAAAAATACAGGTTAGTATGTAGTGCATTGAGACCCCTAGATAATGCTTCTGCTGCCAATATAAACAAAGTTGGAGATACAGGATCACCTTGTTTTACTCCCCTTGAAGACTTAAAGAACCCATGAGCTTGACCATTGATTAGAATAGAATACCAATTGTTTGAAACTAATCCAAAGACAATCCCTATCAACCTTTCTGTGAATCCCATCTTTCTCAGTACCTTGGTTAGGAATAGCCAAGATAATCTATCATAAGCTTTGATCATATCTAGCTTCAGGATGACATTAGTTCCATCCTTAGTTCTAAGCCTAATGTCAGTCACTATCTCCTGAGTTAGAAGAATGTTTTCTACTATATTCCTGCCCTTAACAAAACCTGCATGTTCCTCTGATATCAGACTTGGGAGAAATTTCACTAGCCTTTCATGTACCACCCTCGATATAACCTTATTAGAAAAATTACTGAGGTTTATTGGTCTTAAATCAGAAAAAGtggtaacttctttttctttggtAGAAGAACTAGGTTGGTGTGTGTTACACACTTGGGTAGCTCATAACCATTGAAAAAAGCCCTCACCATGTCGTACAGGTCAACTCATATTATGTCCCAACAAGAATGATAGAATTTTCCTGTCATACCATCTGGCCCCCCAACACTATCACCATTAAGTCCAAGTACTGCCACTTTAACCTCCTCTTTTGTTGGCTGATTAATCAATTCTGCATTCTGCTCAGTGTTAATCAGATTAGGAACATACTCTACGATATCAAATGATGAAGGAGTAGCTGCTTCTGTGAACTGTTCCTCGTAGAATTTGATAGCCTCTTCTgcaatttcttgttcttcttcaatcCAGGTTCCTCCActattttaaattttgttaaGCTGAAGTCTCTTCCTCTTACCTCTCACTTCTGCGTGGAAGAACATAGTGTTCCTATCCCCTTCCTTCAACCAAGTCATGCCTGCCTTTTGTTGCCAATATTTCTCCTCTAGTGCAAGacatttgatcaattctgtctGAAACTTTTGTAGCCTATCCCTGTTCATCCCTGTAGGATTTGCTTCAAATTCTTCTTCATGAACCATCACTACCTTCTCCATGCTTGCTATCTTTTGGAAAATATCTCCAAATGTAGGCTTACTCCACAATGAAAGggccttctttaatttttttaacttgtgatTAAAAAGAATATAAGGATTTGCACTGAAATCAGCTGTCCAATTCTCTTTCACCACATCTTTAAAAGTCGCATGTTCCACCCAAAAATTCAAGAACTTAAAAGGCTTTTTTATTAATGGAGTCTCAATATCACACTTCAGATACATTGGACTATGATCAGAACCAGTCTTTGACAAATGTTGCACCTCTATTCCTGGAAATGTTTGTTGGAACTCAACATTGGCCAAACATTTGTCTAGCCTTTTGAATATACAGTCTTCCTCTGCTGtcccattccaccatgtaaatatgTTGCCTTTAAATCCAAGGTCGAAGAGATTGCAAGTGTTGACGCAGTGtcgaaaatcatcaatttcattcaATGACACAGGTAGCCCACCAAACTTCTCTTCTTCATCCCATATTACATTAAAATCACCTCCTACGAGCCATGGTGTATCCATATCCCTTGCCATTGCATATAATGAATCCCATAATTCTATCCTCTCAATTGCATCACATTTCGCATATATTAATGTTAGGACAAACTCCACATGCGATTCTGTATGAAACAATCGTAGTGTTAATTGTTGCACCATATTGTACATAATAGTTACCTCAAATACCTCATCTATGAAAGCCCAGATCTTGTTGGAAACAATTGAAATTGCCTATGCAAGTCCTATCTTGTTTCTGTACCTTTCCAGTTTTTTTGCTTGTTGCTTTGGCTCCATTAATCCTACAAAATCATAGTGATTTTGCCTGTGCATTTTTGTCAACCTTTCAAAGGTCTGCTATGGGTTGACTGACCTTATATTCCAAATGAGATCATTCATCACTGATTGTTGGATTTAGTTAGCGTTCTCCTTGTGTGCACCCCAGCTTTTGGTGCtgcaaaattatctttttgttgcttcttcttaccttttgctgctgattttgcCTTTTCCACTTGCGTAGGTGATAAGTCACCTTGCCTTGCAGCATTCATAAGGTGTTGGGTAGTCGATTCATGATCCATGTCGTATCCTGATCTACCGGGTTCTTATCCTTCTTCATTGTCTTCCTTCCCTCCTGATGTAGCTCCAAATGCATTTTTTTTTAGGGACCAAGGCCTTCTCTTCTCCTCGTTTTAACAGTTGCAACTGCTTTTTCTCCAATGTAACAGTAACATTTACTATTTCTGttttttgttttggttgtttCTCCTTCTCTGTTGGGTTGTGTCCTTGTAGGTCTTCTTGTGATTTTTGAAGTTTATCGTCTTCTGTTCCTCCAGGATCATTTACCTCTGGGCCTCTTCCTTCATAGTTTCTAATTTCTGTGACTTCTGCTATCTGATAATTATTGTTGTGCTCAACAATTTCTGATCCTCCCATTATTAAAAAATTACCAGTTGTATTGTTGTCATTGTCATGGAGCTCTCTATTTACACTTggctcatcttcttctttgtccTTTTCATTTGGTTCCTCATCAGCTTGTGCTCCTATTGGTACTTCGTTCTCCTCTGAATCGTATTCCCTTTGTGCATCCCATAGCCTTCCTTCACAGCCTTGcactctttctttaaatgtagaCGATTTTGACCCTTCTGCTTGAGAATTTGGAGTTTTATTAAGTTCCTTGTTCACAAATGTATCTTGTGATGGGTTTTCTCGGCATGATGTATTGATCTTCACTCTTTCTACCCATTGTGCAGTATCGTTTTTTTGCTTTTGATGCCTCCTTTCCATTGACTAGACCATTAGTCGAACCAATACCCGATGAGTTAAGATGGAAAGCTTGTGCTGCTGGATTTAGCTTTCCCTCATTATTGAccatatgttttggtttttgcttTGTAGATGCTTGGTTATGAACTGCTGAACTGTTTGTTGCTGCATTAGCTGCCACTATTGCCAATTGATTAACAGGTTCTTCCTCTTTATCCATCCCTTGTAATATTGCAAACTTGTTAGCTACTTGAACATGATCATTATCTTCATTGTCTACTGCCACCAATTCCTTACCACTGTTGCTTTGTGCTTCTGCTTGTCTATGTACAGTGCTTGTACCCTCGTTCTTATTGTTTTCAAGTTGCTTAGTTGGTGCCATCTCCATTCCATTATTATTGAGACTGgtattttgatttactacatTTCTAACTCTGTTGTCCTTCACTTCCTTCCATTGCTCTTTTGTTGTAACATTCACATTACCCACGACCTTTCCACTAAATAAAATCATTATAGGTTGTGAGATCCATATGTCCTGCTTCTTAGCTGTATCTGCTTGGTTAGTATTCTCCTTCTCCATATATAGTTCAGGGTGTATCCTCCAACATTCAAATTGATCATGCCCTTGAAGTTTACAATGTCTGCAATATTTAGGCAGCATGTCATATTGAATTCTCACCCATTCAGTTCTTGTCGTTCCATTAGCTTCATTGAATATGTCCATCCTCACCTTTTTAGGCAAATCTGCAATTAGATCAACTAGTACCTTTACCCTAGCACAACTAGGTCTAATTTTATTAATTGTTGCCATGTCTAGATGCATTGGTTTACCTACTGCTGTAGCTTGAGAAAATAGACATTCATTCACAAAAAAGGTTGGCAATAGACCTGGGAATGAAATCCAAGCCATTGCCTTGGGTGTTTCTTCATCTGCTCTAAACTTTGAGTCGTAAATCAATGGCCTAAGCTGATATTGATAGCCATCCCTGTCCTTTATGTAATgagtttttgatgagaaatgaaGATACCTTAACGTCATTCTAATCAAAATGTGCCTATCCCTTAGAAATCCAATGTTACACTCACCTATAATTCCGCATTGAATTGGTATTAACTTATGCAGTTGTTGAATTTCTGGGCTGCCATAAGAACATTTACCAACTATTGCATATTATAATCCTTCGATGATATCCATCCTTTCTACTTCTGCTTCTATGAACTGAATAACATGTTCTCCATTCAATATTGTAGGTGGACGAATGGGAATTGGCTCAACTTCCTGTTGCTCATGCATTGCAGCATTTAAAGTGCAAGGTTTCAGAATTTTGGAGTAATCCATCGGTTGTTTGTTGTTATTTGTGTTCCCTGATGTTTGTTCAATGTTTGGAGGAGATTTGGTAGGCAGCGCAGCCACAAAAGGTGGTTGGTCGCCTGCCTGTGTGTTCATTACAGATGTAATTCTTTAGCACTTTAACACCATGACAAAGATGTAGCAGCTTTGCAATAAAATGATGGTACTGTAATTCGAATTAGCTTCACGTTACTTACTGCTTATGGCTGTGAATCCAATTTCACAGTCCAACCTGCAGAAAACAATAATTTCGATTTAAAATGAAGCTTAGAAATCAAACCAATCTTAGAAGATAAGAGAACACTTTCACGTTATTAAAACAAGCTGTTGTGCTGAAAAGTAGCGCTGGATGAATCGCTGAAATTGAATGAAGAACACTGTCTGCTACAATAACTCGTGAAAATGAAATTAAGATCTACAAATATTGACTATAGATATGAAGTTGAAACCAATTGGGTAATATTCGTAAGGAATTTATGTATCTTTTGAGACCAAGTTTGGTTAGTTCCACCACCGGATGCCAACTCTGAAATGATGATATTAGACCTGAAAGACATGTGGAAGTAACATAAttcccggtctagggttacaacttTTCTGATGGAAATATAAAGGGTTAAGCAGTCATCAACTAAATTATATTCACCTTTGAGTCCcatatatttttccttttttaggaAAAGGACCACATtaaaggaataatcaagtgctcgagatttcatacttcaaagctcaaacacttgggggactatatatatGAGAAAGGCAAACAAGACTAGAAAAAACAGAATTCAAGTCAAGCTTAAAGTTTACTCAACAAATCGAAAGTTCAGAGCAAAGCTAcgagtgtagacatgtgatttttgaccctccccaagatttttcacattttagcgtaaaatatttaatttaggcctaatatagctatttcaactattttttgacttctttcctttattttcgtcataaaaaaggaaaattacaaaaaatatgttagcttacgtatctttcataaatttaaataaaacatatacaaaaaatagcttatttttatctttacataatcttgaaaatacaaaaaaaagtatataatagtttcatgttagcctctgcattgtgtagtattttaatcttattttaaaagaagtcaattaaggtgttggatcataattttaagagttttaggacccaattcttggcccaattaGGATTAGTcaattaagcctagggacccttctaaactcttctttggaacaaaaaacaaataaagaagaccctaaggacttaacacaaaagacctaggACTAATgcgcaaaatacacaaaaatacacctaaacctagactctacctataaattaATGCTTAAAACAATCAAAAGTAGGAAAAATAACACTGAAAGAGGAGATCTGAAGCGCCGTTTTTTACAAGACCCCACCCCCATGTAGCTCGTCTCCTTCACACACACCCCTGACCAGCTGCAATTCCCAAAAACAAATCACACCTTAAGCTCAGCCATTTTCGATCATCATCAGCAACAATAACACACACCATGAGCTTCTTCTTCATTGAAATGAAAAACCAACGGACCCCTCAATCCAAAACACACACACGAACACAGAGGTGAGATTAAGAGAAACAGTGACATGTCGGCGTCCCCATCTCTTCTGATCTTCTTCCTCACCGTCAGTGACACCCATAAACATTAGCCCAGATCCGCCTGAAATCACCCCAAATCCAACCCAAAAGGAGCAACAAACTTGATGCTTCATCTCGCATTTTCTGGTCCGTTTACAACAACTTAGACGAAGCAACCATTTTCTATATTAGAGTCAAGGTTAAGATAATGTTTTGGTATAACATATTACAAATATCACATAAAATAAATGGAGAGTATTCAATTTTTGAGCGATTGAGGTGCCGGATTTGGTTCGGATTTGTTGTAGCTCGGCGTTCCAGTCGCGATTCTCATtagatttttgttgttgttttgtcgCTCAAATTTAGGAGACAAGATCTGCGTAGCTTCTGATTTTATTGTTGTTGAGGTTAAACATCTCTCCCTTCTCCTTAATATACTTGCTAACAGTGGCGATAAATTCAAAATTGCCTATGTGACTATTTGTTCTCCTGTGAGTTTCTTTTGAATTTGGTGTTAATTGTAGAATCTATAGTGTGTTTGCTCATGAATATTCGTAGCTTTCCTTGATTCTAAGTATAAAGTAGAGTAATGAAATATCTGTTAAGAATTTGGCTTATTGTTAAATTAGTTCATTCGTCGAATTCTCTTCTGTTTCGTGACGTTGTTTGAAGATGGTCTTTGATGAGATACGACAAAAAGAGTTGAagattgcttttttttttcattcattgtCCCCTTCTATAAATAGGCTTAAGAACTTTGACAACATAATCTCCTTTTATTATCAAAGGAGCAGCTTCATAGATCTCCGTCCGCTGTCGAAAGGTTGCTAGGAATTGACTCAATTATTGTTCTTTTGAGCTGTTGTAGAGATTACTTTATCGCAATTACGGGTATGGTTCCCATGACGTAGTTTTGATACTTAATCCCTAATTAGTTTTGAATATAAATATTCGTAGTTCTTTGTTGAATGATTTTTCTTTAataaatttgaggtgtgccatccaatcACCTAgcctatggccctcgcaaaattgCAAACGTGTAGTTGTTTTAAGCACgtccttttaataatttacctccctaaactcgggtgcgcatttatgtgacccaaatccaaatctcaacaacgtttgATAAAATGTGTCGGGGACttcgggtgcatttatgtgacgtagttcaagacgtgttttaataacgttgccatcttcctaaaaatgaatgaAAGCGGTTAAGGttgaaaatgcacataggtttgaacatgtactaaaatcagataattaagcctaaaataacatttgagcgaccgtgctagaactaaggaactcgggaattcctaacaccttctcccgggttaacagaattccttacccggatttttggtgCACGGACTGTTAAAAAGAGCCAATCTTTTCCTCGagtcgggatttaaaccggtgacttgggacaccataaaattatcccaagtggtgactctgaatttaataaataaataaatcccatttcgattatcctttaattggaaaaactccctcttaTACTCCCTTTACGGGTGTGTAGatgaaaaagaaggtgtgacagctctggcgactctactggggaccgaacctagaatctctggttcagagttcagaattcgagcttagatgaattgttatatttggtgttatctattatctga
This sequence is a window from Nicotiana sylvestris chromosome 3, ASM39365v2, whole genome shotgun sequence. Protein-coding genes within it:
- the LOC138887491 gene encoding uncharacterized protein, with amino-acid sequence MDHESTTQHLMNAARQGDLSPTQVEKAKSAAKESHVEFVLTLIYAKCDAIERIELWDSLYAMARDMDTPWLVGGDFNVIWDEEEKFGGLPVSLNEIDDFRHCVNTCNLFDLGFKGNIFTWWNGTAEEDCIFKRLDKCLANVEFQQTFPGIEVQHLSKTGSDHSPMYLKCDIETPLIKKPFKFLNFWVEHATFKDVVKENWTADFSANPYILFNHKLKKLKKALSLWSKPTFGDIFQKIASMEKVVMVHEEEFEANPTGMNRDRLQKFQTELIKCLALEEKYWQQKAGMTWLKEGDRNTMFFHAEVREEQEIAEEAIKFYEEQFTEAATPSSFDIVEYVPNLINTEQNAELINQPTKEEVKVAVLGLNGDSVGGPDGFVKGRNIVENILLTQEIVTDIRLRTKDGTNVILKLDMIKAYDRLSWLFLTKVLRKMGFTERLIGIVFGLVSNNWYSILINGQAHGFFKSSRGVKQGDPVSPTLFILAAEALSRGLNALHTNLYFCGFGMPKWSPKINHLAYADDMIIFSSSNEISLMLIMQVLKAYEAASGQLVNKTKSVVYLHHLTDMEVVSKVDRITSIHRNDFPIIYLGCPIFYARIKLEYYQPLITKVMDKLQSWKGKLLSV